The Petropleomorpha daqingensis genome includes a window with the following:
- a CDS encoding aconitate hydratase: MAASKDSFGAKATLRVEGTDYDIYRLDAVEGSDKLPFSLKVLLENLLRTEDGEDITADHIRALANWDPNAEPDQEIQFTPARVVMQDFTGVPCIVDLATMREAMAELGGDAQKINPLAPAELVIDHSVIADVFGTPESFERNVEIEYERNGERYQFLRWGQGAFDDFKVVPPGTGIVHQVNIEHLARVVFPRQDGDRVVAYPDTCVGTDSHTTMVNGLGVLGWGVGGIEAEAAMLGQPVSMLIPRVVGFKLTGELPEGSTATDLVLTITEMLRQHGVVGKFVEFYGEGVSAVPLANRATIGNMSPEFGSTAAMFPIDEETISYLKLTGRSAEQVALVESYAKEQGLWHDASREPAFSEYLELDLATVVPSIAGPKRPQDRVALSDAKASFREALPTYAGNADSDPDDAADARSAADEAVEETFPASDPASPFAHGNGEAGKPHAIVPAASADRASTPTKVVLEDGTETFVDHGHVVIAAITSCTNTSNPQVMIGAALLAKKAVELGLSTKPWVKTTLAPGSKVVMDYYEKANLTPYLEKLGFYLVGYGCTTCIGNSGPLPEPVSAAVNEADLAVVSVLSGNRNFEGRINPDVKMNYLASPPLVIAYALAGSMDVDITTEPLGKGKDGQDVFLHDIWPSPHEVQSVIDEAVTAEMFAEDYADVFAGTEQWQNLPTPTGDTFEWDAQSTYVRKPPYFEGMADQPAPVEDISGARTLAVLGDSVTTDHISPAGSIKADSPAGQYLREHGVDRRDFNSYGSRRGNHEVMIRGTFANIRLRNQLVPGTEGGVTKNHLTGETTTIFEASQAYQEAGIPLVVLAGKEYGSGSSRDWAAKGTALLGVKAVIAESYERIHRSNLIGMGVLPLQFPEGQNRESLGLTGDEEFSITGITALNDGSTPRTVKVTAGDVEFDARVRIDTPGEANYYRNGGIMQYVLRSLRQG, translated from the coding sequence GTGGCAGCCAGCAAGGACAGCTTCGGTGCGAAGGCGACGCTGCGCGTCGAGGGCACCGACTACGACATCTACCGGCTCGACGCGGTGGAGGGCTCCGACAAGCTGCCCTTCAGCCTGAAGGTGCTCCTGGAGAACCTGCTGCGCACCGAGGACGGCGAGGACATCACCGCCGACCACATCCGGGCGCTGGCGAACTGGGACCCGAACGCGGAGCCGGACCAGGAGATCCAGTTCACCCCGGCACGCGTGGTCATGCAGGACTTCACCGGCGTGCCCTGCATCGTCGACCTCGCCACCATGCGCGAGGCCATGGCCGAGCTCGGCGGCGACGCGCAGAAGATCAACCCGCTGGCGCCGGCCGAGCTGGTCATCGACCACTCCGTCATCGCCGACGTCTTCGGCACGCCGGAGTCGTTCGAGCGCAACGTCGAGATCGAGTACGAGCGCAACGGCGAGCGCTACCAGTTCCTGCGGTGGGGCCAGGGTGCCTTCGACGACTTCAAGGTCGTCCCGCCGGGCACCGGCATCGTCCACCAGGTCAACATCGAGCACCTGGCCCGCGTCGTCTTCCCCCGCCAGGACGGCGACCGCGTCGTCGCCTACCCGGACACCTGCGTGGGCACCGACTCCCACACCACGATGGTCAACGGCCTCGGCGTCCTGGGCTGGGGTGTCGGCGGCATCGAGGCGGAGGCCGCGATGCTCGGCCAGCCGGTGTCGATGCTCATCCCGCGGGTCGTCGGCTTCAAGCTGACCGGCGAGCTGCCCGAGGGCTCGACCGCCACCGACCTGGTGCTCACGATCACCGAGATGCTGCGCCAGCACGGCGTGGTCGGGAAGTTCGTCGAGTTCTACGGCGAGGGCGTCTCCGCGGTGCCGCTGGCCAACCGCGCCACGATCGGCAACATGAGCCCGGAGTTCGGCTCGACCGCGGCGATGTTCCCCATCGACGAGGAGACGATCAGCTACCTGAAGCTGACCGGCCGTTCGGCCGAGCAGGTGGCGCTGGTCGAGTCCTACGCCAAGGAGCAGGGCCTCTGGCACGACGCATCGCGCGAGCCGGCGTTCTCCGAGTACCTCGAGCTCGACCTGGCCACCGTCGTCCCCTCGATCGCCGGCCCGAAGCGCCCGCAGGACCGCGTCGCGCTCTCCGACGCCAAGGCGTCCTTCCGCGAGGCGCTGCCGACGTACGCCGGGAACGCCGACAGCGACCCCGACGACGCCGCCGACGCGCGCTCCGCGGCCGACGAGGCGGTCGAGGAGACCTTCCCGGCCTCCGACCCGGCCAGCCCGTTCGCCCACGGCAACGGCGAGGCCGGCAAGCCGCACGCCATCGTCCCGGCCGCCTCGGCCGACCGCGCCTCCACGCCGACCAAGGTCGTGCTCGAGGACGGCACCGAGACCTTCGTCGACCACGGTCACGTCGTGATCGCCGCGATCACCTCCTGCACCAACACCTCGAACCCGCAGGTGATGATCGGTGCCGCGCTGCTGGCCAAGAAGGCCGTCGAGCTGGGGCTGTCGACCAAGCCGTGGGTGAAGACGACGCTGGCCCCCGGGTCCAAGGTCGTCATGGACTACTACGAGAAGGCCAACCTCACCCCGTACCTGGAGAAGCTCGGCTTCTACCTGGTCGGCTACGGCTGCACCACCTGCATCGGCAACTCCGGCCCGCTGCCCGAGCCGGTGTCGGCCGCGGTCAACGAGGCCGACCTGGCCGTCGTCTCGGTGCTCTCCGGCAACCGCAACTTCGAGGGCCGGATCAACCCCGACGTCAAGATGAACTACCTGGCCAGCCCGCCGCTGGTGATCGCCTACGCGCTGGCCGGGTCGATGGACGTCGACATCACCACCGAGCCGCTGGGCAAGGGCAAGGACGGGCAGGACGTGTTCCTGCACGACATCTGGCCCTCCCCGCACGAGGTGCAGTCGGTCATCGACGAGGCCGTCACCGCGGAGATGTTCGCCGAGGACTACGCCGACGTCTTCGCCGGCACCGAGCAGTGGCAGAACCTGCCCACGCCGACCGGCGACACCTTCGAGTGGGACGCGCAGAGCACCTACGTGCGCAAGCCCCCGTACTTCGAGGGCATGGCCGACCAGCCGGCGCCGGTCGAGGACATCTCCGGTGCGCGCACCCTCGCGGTGCTCGGCGACTCGGTGACCACCGACCACATCTCGCCGGCCGGCTCGATCAAGGCCGACAGCCCGGCCGGGCAGTACCTGCGCGAGCACGGCGTCGACCGCCGCGACTTCAACTCCTACGGCTCCCGGCGCGGGAACCACGAGGTCATGATCCGCGGCACGTTCGCCAACATCCGGCTGCGCAACCAGCTGGTGCCCGGCACCGAGGGCGGCGTCACCAAGAACCACCTCACCGGCGAGACGACGACGATCTTCGAGGCCTCGCAGGCCTACCAGGAGGCCGGGATCCCGCTGGTCGTGCTGGCCGGCAAGGAGTACGGCTCGGGTTCGTCGCGCGACTGGGCGGCCAAGGGGACGGCGCTGCTCGGCGTCAAGGCGGTCATCGCCGAGAGCTACGAGCGCATCCACCGGTCGAACCTGATCGGCATGGGCGTGCTGCCGCTGCAGTTCCCCGAGGGCCAGAACCGCGAGTCGCTCGGCCTGACCGGCGACGAGGAGTTCTCGATCACCGGGATCACCGCGCTCAACGACGGCTCCACCCCCCGCACGGTCAAGGTCACGGCCGGCGATGTGGAGTTCGACGCCCGGGTCCGGATCGACACCCCCGGTGAGGCGAACTACTACCGCAACGGCGGGATCATGCAGTACGTCCTGCGCTCGCTGCGGCAGGGCTGA
- the lepB gene encoding signal peptidase I, with product MTEEPQRRRRSWLRELPILLVVALVLAVGVKTFLVQAFFIPSGSMEKTLHGCPGCTGDRVLVTKPPYWFADPQPGDVVVFQGPDTWEPEAASEQPSNWFSGALLAAGRAIGVAPPAGDDFVKRVVAVGGQTVQCCDVQGRVTVDAKPLDEPYIYENTPIDRRAFGPVTVPQGRLFVMGDHRSISADSTQHLRDRYGGTIAVDDVIGKVSMIVWPLSRFGGVDDPDPQGGP from the coding sequence GTGACGGAGGAGCCGCAGCGGCGGCGCCGCTCCTGGCTGCGCGAGCTGCCGATCCTGCTGGTCGTGGCGCTGGTGCTCGCCGTCGGCGTGAAGACCTTCCTGGTGCAGGCGTTCTTCATCCCGTCGGGCTCCATGGAGAAGACGCTGCACGGCTGCCCGGGGTGCACCGGCGACCGCGTGCTGGTGACCAAGCCGCCGTACTGGTTCGCCGACCCGCAGCCGGGGGACGTCGTCGTCTTCCAGGGACCGGACACCTGGGAGCCGGAGGCCGCCTCGGAGCAGCCGTCGAACTGGTTCTCCGGTGCGCTGCTCGCGGCCGGGCGGGCGATCGGGGTCGCGCCGCCGGCGGGGGACGACTTCGTCAAGCGGGTGGTCGCCGTCGGCGGGCAGACCGTGCAGTGCTGCGACGTGCAGGGGCGGGTCACCGTCGACGCGAAGCCGCTCGACGAGCCCTACATCTACGAGAACACGCCGATCGACAGGCGGGCGTTCGGGCCGGTGACCGTGCCGCAGGGACGGTTGTTCGTGATGGGCGACCACCGCTCGATCTCGGCCGACTCCACCCAGCACCTCCGGGACAGGTACGGCGGGACCATCGCCGTGGACGACGTGATCGGCAAGGTGTCGATGATCGTCTGGCCGCTGAGCCGGTTCGGCGGCGTCGACGACCCCGACCCGCAGGGAGGACCGTGA
- a CDS encoding SDR family oxidoreductase, whose translation MDLGLGGRGYLLTGASRGLGFATARALVDDGARVLLSSRGADSVQQAVADLGGEPKAFGTTADLADGDAVQQLAADAAERLGRLDGALISVGGPAPGEIFETTPEQWRRAYDSVVLGPVWLVRALVPHLAEGAAIGFVLSTSVREPLRGLAISNALRPGLAMTIKSLADDLGPKGVRVFGLMPGSIATDRMTSLWDTSGDPDAARQATEAGIPLRRVGEPEEFGRVAAFLLSPAASYVTGTVVAVDGGRLRSP comes from the coding sequence ATGGACCTGGGGCTGGGCGGTCGCGGCTACCTGCTCACCGGCGCGAGCCGGGGGCTGGGCTTCGCGACCGCCCGGGCCCTCGTCGACGACGGCGCGCGCGTGCTGCTCAGCTCGCGCGGTGCCGACTCGGTGCAGCAGGCCGTCGCCGACCTCGGCGGTGAGCCGAAGGCGTTCGGGACGACGGCCGACCTCGCCGACGGCGACGCCGTGCAGCAGCTGGCCGCCGATGCCGCCGAGCGGCTCGGTCGCCTCGACGGCGCGCTGATCTCGGTGGGCGGGCCGGCCCCCGGGGAGATCTTCGAGACGACGCCGGAGCAGTGGCGGCGGGCCTACGACAGCGTCGTCCTCGGGCCGGTGTGGCTGGTCCGGGCGCTGGTGCCGCACCTGGCCGAGGGCGCCGCGATCGGCTTCGTCCTCTCCACGTCGGTCCGCGAGCCGCTGCGCGGCCTGGCCATCTCCAACGCCCTGCGGCCGGGGCTGGCGATGACGATCAAGTCGCTGGCCGACGACCTGGGGCCCAAGGGCGTCCGCGTGTTCGGGCTGATGCCGGGCTCGATCGCCACCGACCGGATGACGTCGCTGTGGGACACGTCCGGCGATCCGGACGCCGCCCGCCAGGCCACCGAGGCCGGCATCCCGCTGCGCCGGGTCGGCGAGCCCGAGGAGTTCGGCAGGGTGGCGGCGTTCCTGCTCTCCCCCGCCGCGTCCTACGTGACCGGGACCGTGGTCGCCGTCGACGGCGGGCGGCTCCGGTCTCCGTGA
- a CDS encoding TetR/AcrR family transcriptional regulator, translating into MPRVPEAHLAARRDQIIDAATARFAANGFQATGMADVIAASGLSAGAVYRYFRSKDELIEAIVDRVLGRAADRFEQLLEEGHAPDPAEAVAAAVDLIVSVGEAAPVDTTRVAVQAWAEALRNPAVAAVAGGAYGTMRGYFVEVARRAQQTGRLPADADPAQLGAALFSFVLGFLLQRLLLGDVDPGGYVESVRRLLG; encoded by the coding sequence GTGCCTCGCGTCCCCGAAGCCCACCTGGCCGCCCGCCGCGACCAGATCATCGACGCGGCGACCGCCCGGTTCGCCGCCAACGGTTTCCAGGCGACCGGGATGGCCGACGTCATCGCGGCCAGCGGGCTGTCTGCCGGCGCGGTCTACCGCTACTTCCGCAGCAAGGACGAGCTGATCGAGGCGATCGTCGACCGGGTGCTGGGTCGGGCGGCCGACCGGTTCGAGCAGCTGCTGGAGGAGGGCCACGCCCCCGATCCCGCCGAGGCCGTCGCGGCGGCGGTGGACCTGATCGTGTCCGTCGGTGAGGCGGCCCCGGTCGACACCACACGGGTCGCCGTCCAGGCGTGGGCCGAGGCGCTGCGCAACCCCGCGGTGGCCGCCGTGGCCGGGGGCGCGTACGGGACGATGCGCGGCTACTTCGTGGAGGTCGCGCGCCGGGCGCAGCAGACCGGCCGGCTGCCGGCCGACGCCGATCCGGCGCAGCTGGGCGCGGCGCTGTTCTCCTTCGTCCTCGGCTTCCTGCTGCAGCGGCTGCTGCTCGGCGACGTGGACCCGGGCGGCTACGTCGAGTCCGTGCGCCGGCTGCTGGGGTAG
- a CDS encoding phosphatase PAP2 family protein has translation MTSVDSPAVPAALAPPAAEVRPDRRRLLRVALWAVLAAAFAATCVEDGLPTDRIVLLGWVLAGLVVHALSAGWRRLVRLVVDWFPLAAALLAYDQTRGLADGFGFPVHVTEPAAVDRWLGGGVLPTVWLQQHLTAEWWQALAALVYGSHFVVTPLVLGILWVRDRQRWARYARLVVALSVAGLVTYVLYPAAPPWLAAKEHVIEPVHRLSGSGWQVLGLPRARALLEHGQGQVNQVAAVPSLHTAFAVLVVLVLLPFTRRVWLRAALVSYAVLMPLVLVWAGEHYVVDTLLGALYALAVVLLVPRAERAVRRLVRRRRAPAVAA, from the coding sequence GTGACCTCGGTGGACTCCCCGGCAGTCCCCGCGGCGCTCGCGCCACCCGCCGCGGAGGTCCGGCCCGACCGCCGCCGGCTGCTCCGCGTCGCGCTGTGGGCCGTCCTCGCCGCGGCCTTCGCCGCCACCTGCGTGGAGGACGGCCTGCCGACCGACCGCATCGTGCTGCTGGGCTGGGTGCTCGCCGGCCTGGTCGTGCACGCGCTCAGCGCCGGGTGGCGCCGGCTGGTGCGGCTGGTGGTCGACTGGTTCCCCCTGGCCGCCGCGCTGCTCGCCTACGACCAGACGCGGGGCCTGGCCGACGGCTTCGGCTTCCCCGTGCACGTCACCGAGCCGGCGGCGGTCGACCGGTGGCTCGGCGGGGGAGTGCTGCCGACGGTCTGGCTGCAGCAGCACCTGACCGCCGAGTGGTGGCAGGCCCTGGCCGCGCTCGTCTACGGCAGCCACTTCGTGGTGACGCCCCTCGTGCTCGGCATCCTCTGGGTGCGCGACCGGCAGCGCTGGGCCCGCTACGCGCGGCTGGTCGTCGCCCTCTCCGTCGCGGGGCTGGTCACCTACGTGCTCTACCCGGCCGCGCCGCCGTGGCTGGCGGCGAAGGAGCACGTGATCGAGCCGGTGCACCGGCTGTCGGGCAGCGGCTGGCAGGTGCTCGGGCTGCCGCGCGCCCGGGCCCTGCTCGAGCACGGGCAGGGGCAGGTCAACCAGGTGGCGGCGGTGCCGTCGCTGCACACCGCGTTCGCCGTCCTCGTCGTCCTGGTCCTGCTGCCCTTCACCCGCCGGGTCTGGCTGCGGGCGGCGCTGGTGAGCTACGCGGTGCTCATGCCGCTGGTGCTGGTCTGGGCCGGGGAGCACTACGTGGTCGACACGCTGCTCGGGGCGCTCTACGCCCTCGCGGTCGTCCTGCTCGTGCCGCGGGCGGAGCGCGCGGTGCGCCGGCTGGTCCGGCGCCGGCGCGCACCCGCGGTGGCTGCGTGA
- a CDS encoding SIR2 family NAD-dependent protein deacylase, with protein MTPPDWLAAARQVTVLTGAGISTESGIPDFRGPQGVWTRDPEAEKLSTLQYYVGDPDIRRRAWQERLRHPAWTAEPNAGHAALVDLERQGRLRALVTQNIDGLHQKAGSSPAVVIEVHGTVHEVTCLSCGDRTPMRTALDRVEAGERDPACLLCGGILKSATISFGQMLDPDVIDAAARAAADCDVFVAVGTSLTVHPAAGLTDVAAAHGARIVVVNAQPTPYDELADLVVREPIGTVLPELLAR; from the coding sequence GTGACACCGCCCGACTGGCTCGCCGCCGCCCGGCAGGTCACCGTGCTGACCGGTGCCGGCATCTCCACCGAGAGCGGGATCCCCGATTTCCGGGGACCGCAGGGTGTCTGGACCCGCGACCCGGAGGCCGAGAAGCTCTCGACGCTGCAGTACTACGTCGGCGACCCCGACATCCGCCGCCGGGCGTGGCAGGAACGCCTGCGCCACCCCGCGTGGACCGCCGAGCCCAACGCCGGGCACGCGGCGCTGGTCGACCTGGAGCGGCAGGGCCGGCTGCGCGCGCTGGTCACGCAGAACATCGACGGGCTGCACCAGAAGGCCGGCTCCTCGCCGGCCGTGGTGATCGAGGTGCACGGCACGGTGCACGAGGTGACCTGCCTGTCCTGCGGCGACCGGACGCCGATGCGCACCGCCCTGGACCGGGTCGAGGCCGGCGAGCGCGACCCGGCCTGCCTCCTCTGCGGCGGCATCCTCAAGTCGGCCACGATCAGCTTCGGCCAGATGCTCGACCCCGACGTGATCGACGCCGCCGCGCGGGCCGCCGCCGACTGCGACGTCTTCGTGGCGGTCGGCACCTCGCTGACCGTGCACCCGGCGGCCGGGCTCACCGACGTCGCCGCGGCGCACGGCGCGCGGATCGTCGTCGTGAACGCCCAGCCCACCCCGTACGACGAGCTGGCCGACCTCGTCGTCCGCGAGCCGATCGGCACGGTGCTGCCGGAGCTGCTCGCGCGTTAA
- a CDS encoding DUF427 domain-containing protein has protein sequence MPDYPQSITPVGHVEPVPRRVRALLGGQTVLDTTAARYVWEWPFYPQFYVPIADLAPGVLVDEGVDKRRKVGPVRQYGLTAGDEKRSAAAWAPTSGELEGTVHLEWSALDAWFEEDEQVFVHPRNPYTRVDALRSTRTVRVELEGVLLAESSSPVLVFETGLPTRYYLPRPALQLAALEPSDSVTECPYKGRTSAYWSVRIGDALHRDLAWSYDFPTRQLLPIAGLVAFYNEKVDISLDGQLLERPRTHFS, from the coding sequence GTGCCCGACTACCCCCAGTCGATCACCCCGGTCGGGCACGTCGAGCCGGTCCCCCGCCGCGTGCGGGCCCTGCTCGGCGGGCAGACCGTGCTCGACACGACCGCGGCCCGCTACGTGTGGGAGTGGCCGTTCTACCCGCAGTTCTACGTGCCGATCGCCGACCTGGCGCCCGGCGTCCTCGTCGACGAGGGCGTCGACAAGCGCCGCAAGGTCGGGCCGGTGCGGCAGTACGGGCTCACCGCGGGCGACGAGAAGCGCTCGGCCGCCGCCTGGGCGCCGACCTCCGGCGAGCTGGAGGGCACCGTCCACCTCGAGTGGTCGGCGCTGGACGCGTGGTTCGAGGAGGACGAGCAGGTGTTCGTCCACCCGCGGAACCCGTACACGCGGGTGGACGCCCTCCGCTCGACGCGGACGGTGCGGGTCGAGCTCGAGGGCGTGCTGCTCGCGGAGTCGTCGTCCCCGGTGCTGGTCTTCGAGACCGGCCTGCCGACCCGCTACTACCTGCCGCGTCCCGCCCTGCAGCTCGCGGCGCTGGAGCCGTCGGACTCGGTGACCGAGTGCCCGTACAAGGGGCGGACCAGCGCGTACTGGTCGGTGCGGATCGGCGACGCGCTGCACCGCGACCTGGCGTGGTCCTACGACTTCCCGACCCGGCAGCTGCTGCCGATCGCCGGCCTGGTCGCGTTCTACAACGAGAAGGTCGACATCTCCCTCGACGGGCAGCTGCTCGAGCGGCCGCGGACGCACTTCTCCTAG
- a CDS encoding sirohydrochlorin chelatase produces the protein MKEPVLVACAHGTRNPTGRRLIAELALAARRLRPGLVTTAAFVDVQPPTVVDVVASLAAEGRAAVVVPLLLSGGYHVHVDIAGAVAAHPGAVAARPLGPDERLVEVLADRLREAGADAGTAVVLAAAGSSDPRAVADVERTAALLQWGRSGPVTCGYGSAATPSVPDAVAAARAAGATRVVVAAYLLAPGHFADKLAAAGADAVTAPLLPDDRVAAVLLDRYDAARD, from the coding sequence GTGAAGGAGCCGGTGCTCGTCGCCTGCGCGCACGGCACCCGCAACCCCACCGGCCGCCGGCTGATCGCCGAGCTGGCGCTGGCCGCCCGCCGGCTGCGACCCGGCCTGGTCACCACCGCGGCCTTCGTCGACGTGCAGCCGCCGACCGTCGTCGACGTCGTCGCCTCGCTGGCCGCCGAGGGACGGGCGGCCGTCGTCGTCCCGCTGCTGCTGTCCGGCGGCTACCACGTGCACGTCGACATCGCCGGTGCCGTGGCGGCGCACCCGGGAGCGGTCGCGGCGCGGCCGCTCGGCCCCGACGAGCGGCTGGTCGAGGTGCTGGCCGACCGGCTGCGGGAGGCCGGTGCCGATGCGGGCACCGCCGTCGTCCTGGCCGCCGCCGGGTCGAGCGACCCGCGGGCGGTGGCCGACGTCGAGCGCACCGCGGCCCTGCTGCAGTGGGGCCGGTCCGGCCCGGTGACGTGCGGCTACGGATCGGCGGCGACCCCGTCGGTGCCGGACGCGGTCGCCGCAGCCCGGGCGGCCGGAGCCACCCGGGTCGTGGTCGCCGCGTACCTGCTCGCCCCCGGGCACTTCGCCGACAAGCTGGCCGCCGCGGGCGCCGACGCGGTCACCGCTCCCCTGCTGCCCGACGACCGGGTCGCCGCCGTGCTGCTGGACCGCTACGACGCGGCGCGGGACTAG
- a CDS encoding TetR family transcriptional regulator: MSTFSAEPTSREERRRRTEACILHIARRLFAEEGFDRATIRAVAQRAGVDPALVMQYFGSKEGLFAAAMKGAHGGGQLREAERADIPAAALHDLFAKFEETTDREAAAALARNFLTHPEAHRIMRDEVMCSLVQGLAGKIGGKDAELKAALVMACTFGLGLARYLLQIPGLAQAQRADIERLLEPALRAVLDAGD, encoded by the coding sequence GTGTCCACGTTCAGTGCCGAACCGACGTCACGGGAGGAACGGCGCCGTCGGACCGAGGCGTGCATCCTCCACATCGCCCGCCGGCTCTTCGCCGAGGAGGGCTTCGACCGGGCCACCATCCGCGCGGTCGCCCAGCGAGCGGGCGTCGACCCCGCGCTGGTCATGCAGTACTTCGGCAGCAAGGAAGGCCTCTTCGCCGCGGCCATGAAGGGCGCCCACGGCGGCGGGCAGCTCCGCGAGGCCGAGCGCGCCGACATCCCGGCCGCCGCCCTGCACGACCTGTTCGCCAAGTTCGAGGAGACGACCGACCGCGAGGCAGCCGCAGCGCTCGCCCGCAACTTCCTCACCCATCCCGAGGCGCACCGGATCATGCGCGACGAGGTGATGTGCTCCCTGGTCCAGGGGCTCGCCGGGAAGATCGGCGGGAAGGACGCCGAGCTCAAGGCGGCCCTGGTGATGGCGTGCACGTTCGGGCTCGGCCTGGCCCGCTACCTGCTGCAGATCCCCGGGTTGGCGCAGGCGCAGCGGGCCGACATCGAACGGCTCCTGGAGCCGGCCCTGCGCGCCGTCCTGGACGCGGGCGACTGA
- a CDS encoding DHA2 family efflux MFS transporter permease subunit: MTTTDAGPTVGPSRLPDGREVRKGLALLVLAMSQLMIVLDVSVVNVALPDIAKELHVASANDLSWVVTGYTLTFGGFLLLGGKLADRLGRRRVFVAGALLFAVASLLGGLAGSLGLLIGARLLQGLGGALMAPSALSMLTVVFAEGRERNRALGVWAAISAGGAAIGLILGGVLTEYASWRWVLFINVPVAILAVLGALRILPESRDARARGFDVPGAVLATGGLIALVYALVKGNDYGWTSARTLLMLGLAVVLLAAFVVVQRRTRDPLVDFRLFRSRSLLGADLGALFVGAGLFAVFFFLVLWMQQVHGYSPLRAGFAILPMTGFIVVGAAISSQLLARIGARPLLIVGPTLGAAGMLALALRLQPDSSYASVILPALCLLALGMGMTFVALTSSAVAGVPQEDAGVASALLNSGQQIGGSLGLAILTAVSTARTDAIAAGPPGTPAFVDALVSGWALGFVVAAGFLAMAGIVSGSLVRLPRTGPVAEPEPVPAV; encoded by the coding sequence GTGACCACCACCGACGCCGGCCCGACGGTCGGCCCATCCCGTCTCCCCGACGGCCGCGAGGTCCGCAAGGGCCTCGCCCTCCTCGTGCTCGCCATGAGCCAGCTGATGATCGTGCTCGACGTGAGCGTCGTGAACGTGGCCCTCCCGGACATCGCCAAGGAGCTGCACGTCGCCAGCGCGAACGACCTGTCCTGGGTCGTCACCGGCTACACCCTGACCTTCGGCGGCTTCCTGCTGCTCGGTGGCAAGCTCGCCGACCGGCTGGGCCGCCGCCGGGTCTTCGTCGCCGGTGCGCTCCTGTTCGCCGTCGCCTCGCTGCTCGGCGGCCTGGCCGGCAGCCTCGGCCTGCTGATCGGGGCCCGCCTGCTGCAGGGGCTGGGCGGGGCGCTGATGGCGCCGTCGGCGCTGTCGATGCTCACCGTCGTCTTCGCCGAGGGGCGCGAGCGCAACCGCGCCCTCGGCGTCTGGGCGGCCATCTCCGCCGGCGGCGCGGCGATCGGCCTCATCCTCGGCGGTGTGCTCACCGAGTACGCGAGCTGGCGGTGGGTGCTGTTCATCAACGTCCCGGTCGCGATCCTGGCCGTGCTCGGCGCGCTGCGGATCCTGCCCGAGAGCCGCGACGCGCGGGCCCGGGGCTTCGACGTCCCCGGTGCCGTGCTGGCGACCGGCGGGCTCATCGCGCTGGTCTACGCGCTGGTCAAGGGGAACGACTACGGCTGGACGTCGGCCCGCACGCTGCTGATGCTGGGGCTGGCCGTCGTGCTGCTCGCCGCGTTCGTCGTCGTCCAGCGCCGGACGCGCGACCCGCTGGTCGACTTCCGGCTGTTCCGCTCGCGGAGCCTGCTGGGTGCCGACCTCGGCGCGCTGTTCGTCGGGGCGGGCCTGTTCGCGGTCTTCTTCTTCCTGGTCCTCTGGATGCAGCAGGTGCACGGGTACTCGCCGCTGCGCGCCGGCTTCGCGATCCTGCCGATGACCGGGTTCATCGTGGTGGGCGCCGCCATCAGCTCCCAGCTGCTCGCCCGCATCGGGGCGCGACCGCTGCTCATCGTCGGGCCGACCCTCGGTGCGGCGGGCATGCTCGCGCTCGCGTTGCGGCTGCAGCCGGACTCCTCCTACGCGAGCGTCATCCTGCCCGCGCTGTGCCTGCTGGCCCTCGGCATGGGCATGACCTTCGTGGCCCTGACCAGCTCGGCGGTCGCCGGCGTGCCGCAGGAGGACGCCGGCGTGGCCAGCGCCCTGCTGAACTCGGGGCAGCAGATCGGCGGCTCGCTGGGGCTGGCCATCCTGACGGCGGTGAGCACGGCGCGGACCGACGCGATCGCGGCCGGCCCGCCCGGGACCCCGGCGTTCGTCGACGCGCTGGTGTCGGGCTGGGCGCTCGGCTTCGTGGTGGCGGCCGGCTTCCTCGCCATGGCCGGGATCGTCAGCGGCAGCCTGGTCCGGCTGCCCCGGACCGGCCCGGTCGCGGAGCCGGAGCCGGTGCCCGCCGTCTAG